The DNA sequence GTTCGAAATGCCGGCGCGCAGGAAGAAACCGAGATTGGGCGCGATCTGCTGCTGCAGGTTGATGTGGCCGCCGAGCTTCACACGACGCTTGCGCAGCGCATTGTTGGTGATGTCGGGCGGAAATTGGCCCGTCAGTAGAGAGACATCAACCACCTCGTCGACCTTATTGAGATAGCCATTGTCGCCATAGATCAGAAATTTCAGCACGCCCAGCTGCTCGGCGAGGTCGTAGCGCATCTCGAATTCGCCGACGCTCATGAACTGGCGTCCGAGCACCGGCTCGATATAAGCGCTGTTGGGAATGCTCGAGAGCTGGAACAGGCCGCCGCGCGCCGTCCACCAATCCTGCTTCCACTCGAGCGCAACGCCGTGCGTGTAGCCCCACGCGTCGGCGGCATAGTCGAAAGTGCCCATCGAGTTGAATGCGAAGTTCAGAAATCCGGTGGTTGGATCATGCGCGTAGACATTGTCGTCGAACACGTCGCCGACCGCGAACTTGCCGACCGTGAGGGTGAGTCGATCGCGATCGACCTTGCCGGCGAGCTGGTTCTGCGTCGATTCGAGGGTCTCGCTGAACGAGCCGGTGTCGGGGTCGTCCGCCGTGCCGCCGCCGAGACCGATGATCTGGCGCAGAAAATAGCGCTGGAAGCGCATATAGGGCGCGGCTCGTCCGACCTTGGCGACTGCGCCGTTCACATAGGACGCCGCGCCGACCGAATTGGCGAGGCCATATCCGACGTCGATCTCGGGATTGAGATAGACGGCGGCCCCCTCCCACAGGTGAACGCCGAGGAAGAGATTGGCGGTCGATCCGAAACGAGCCTGGCCGTTCGCCGGAAAGCTGTTCTGCCCTTTGTAGAAAGCCGGAAATTTCGGATAGCCTTGCAGGATATTGGTAATCTGACCGTGAACGCTGTAGAGTTCAGGCTTGGATTCCTCGTTCTTCAACTCGTCGCTCTTCGTGTCATCCTTCTTCTCCTCCTTCGTGGCTCCCTTGCGCACCTTGCCCTTGTCGTCGCCCGCCTCGCGTTTGCCGCTCGCGGTCTTGGCGGCTTCGTTCTTTTGCGCTGGGGCCGCTTCGGGTGCACCGCCGTCGCCGGTCAGATAGAGATGGTCGCCGATGTCCTTGAGGCTCTCGCTCTTGTTCGACTCGCCCTTGTCATTTTCGTTCTTGTCATTCTCGTTCTGGTCCGCGCCGATCCCGCCGCGCGCGTCCTGCGCCACGCCGAATCGGTAGTTCAGCCCCAGGCGAAGGACATGGGCCTCGCTCCGTTGGCGCGCGCCGTATTGGGCGGCGATTCCATCGCCATAGACGCGCGTTTGCAGCTCCTGATTCAGATAGAGATATTCGAGCCGCGCCGACCATTGGGTGTAGAGCGCATAGTCCACTCCGGCGCCGACGACATATTTCATGCGTGAGGATCGAGACGGCGGCGCGTAGAACGGTGCGCCGGGCGACGGCCCGAAGAAAAACAGCGATGATGCGCCGCGTTCGCCGCCGGTCGCGACGCCGCCGGTGGCATAGAACAGAGAGCGATCGACGGCGAAGCCGAGCCGGGCGCGAACGCTCGCGAAATAATTGCCATCGTCGCCCGAGGTCAGGTCGTAGGCCACGATCGCCGGAGCGAGGCTCGCCGGGGCCGCGAAGAGGCCGGTCGACGGGCTCCGCACGCCGAGAGAATTGAGCTCGGTCTCGACGCCATACACCCAATGGCCAACCTGCCAGTCATAGCCGACCTGAGCGCCGAGGGAGGGACCTAGGACGTCACGATTTGGCGCGGTGAGGTCGAAGAGAGCGGAACCAGGAAAGCCCCCAAGCGCTTCCAGCTTCCCACCGCTCGCGATGGGAAACCCGACGCCAGCGTTGAGTCCGATGTGGAGGCCCGCCCAGCCGAAGGCCGGCGTCGGCGTGTCATGGGTCGCGGGGCGGTCGGCGGCCTGAGCGCAGAGTGCTCCGACAGTAACCCAGCCTATCGTCGCCGCCAGAGATCGCCTCGAAGCATCGCGGCAAGCGGAGCGGATCGCGTTCTGCGATAGATTTCGGTCACCTGCGCCGCGATGCGGCGACACCGTACTATCTGCTCCTTTTCGGGACGATGGCGTTTCTCGCTTCAGGGCGAGGCGGAACGAAGTAAAAGTTGCGCCCACCGAGTGATCCCTCGTATCGCACACAGTCTCGGTCGCGGCGCAGCAGTCTGAATTGGACGTTGGTGTTCGGCACCGCCAGCGTCAGAACGGCTTCATCGCGCGAAATGACTTCGGCTTCTAACGTTTCGCCGGGCCGGTCCGAGTCGGCTAGAATTATCCGCCCATCCACGACAATTTCTCCTAGCGGAACGATGATCGCTGAACGTGTCCAATCTTATCGATGAGATTTGACGTTGCGCCCAACAACTCTGGCGTCTCGAGCGGCTAATCGTAGCGAGCAGATCCACCGAATCTGCGACCGAGAGCGGCGCCAGCTCCACACGGTCACTGGATCCCGCTTCACTCAGTCTTCTCCGATTTCAGACCAGGCGCTCCAATCGTCTTGCCAGATTGGAACGCGGTCGCCGCCCCACCTGTCCCTCCAGCGATCGACTTCGTTGGAGAACTGGTAATCTCGGTAATGATTCTCCCAGTAACTGTCGATATGGAAGGTCACCACCGGACAGTTTTCCTCATGCAAATATGCTGGCAAGTGCACTCGCCGCGCATCGCGTACGATCTCGATGTATGCGCCCGATACCCAGCCACGAAGGCCTAACGCTGTCACATCGCACCAAATGTAGCGGGCGACGCAACCGTGAACGGTTAAGGGGATTCCTGCGCTCAGCATGCCTACTGCTGGAAATCGCGAACTGGGACCCGCCCTCACGTTGAGGTTCACGGCGGAATAGACAGCGGCGCTTGCAACAGCTGGTGAAATGCCGCCGATCAGGGGAATCGCCGCCATCGCGCGAACGATAGAGATTATCTTGATCATGCACGTGTTTCTCTGACGTTGTTCAGCAACGCTACGCTAAACCCTCCTTGTCGAGATTTCGCGGAGATTATGTGGATGTTCGGTGGATGCACTGGTTCTCGGCATGCCTGTCGGCTCGAGATGTGCAGCAACGGCTCGCATCGGTGTGGATCCAGATCGTTTTTTGATGTCGACACGTGCATTTCGATGACGCAGCTTGTGACACATAAGATTGGCGTTGACTCGTCTTACGAGATCGTGAACGCTGCCCATCTTTTCGATGCGTTGCGCGAGGCGGAGCGGCAAATGCGCGATGAGCGACGCCGCAAGCTGGATGCGTGCCGCACTTTACTAGCGGCCCATCAGCCGCTTGATGCGAAGCGTCTCTGTCATAAGGCAAAAAAAGCAGGCCTGCGAGCTAGGCCGGCGGAGTTAACCACACGCAATGCCCGAAATTGCCCATCTCCCGCCCCCAGAAATGCGCCCTCAGCGAGCTTCCATAGCTACGATCCACGACGATTGGGCGG is a window from the Methylosinus sp. C49 genome containing:
- a CDS encoding carbohydrate porin — translated: MCDTRDHSVGATFTSFRLALKRETPSSRKGADSTVSPHRGAGDRNLSQNAIRSACRDASRRSLAATIGWVTVGALCAQAADRPATHDTPTPAFGWAGLHIGLNAGVGFPIASGGKLEALGGFPGSALFDLTAPNRDVLGPSLGAQVGYDWQVGHWVYGVETELNSLGVRSPSTGLFAAPASLAPAIVAYDLTSGDDGNYFASVRARLGFAVDRSLFYATGGVATGGERGASSLFFFGPSPGAPFYAPPSRSSRMKYVVGAGVDYALYTQWSARLEYLYLNQELQTRVYGDGIAAQYGARQRSEAHVLRLGLNYRFGVAQDARGGIGADQNENDKNENDKGESNKSESLKDIGDHLYLTGDGGAPEAAPAQKNEAAKTASGKREAGDDKGKVRKGATKEEKKDDTKSDELKNEESKPELYSVHGQITNILQGYPKFPAFYKGQNSFPANGQARFGSTANLFLGVHLWEGAAVYLNPEIDVGYGLANSVGAASYVNGAVAKVGRAAPYMRFQRYFLRQIIGLGGGTADDPDTGSFSETLESTQNQLAGKVDRDRLTLTVGKFAVGDVFDDNVYAHDPTTGFLNFAFNSMGTFDYAADAWGYTHGVALEWKQDWWTARGGLFQLSSIPNSAYIEPVLGRQFMSVGEFEMRYDLAEQLGVLKFLIYGDNGYLNKVDEVVDVSLLTGQFPPDITNNALRKRRVKLGGHINLQQQIAPNLGFFLRAGISNGRFETVDYTDIDRQVSFGLVTAGKLWDRPKDEIGAAMAFSGLAGSRVRYFAFGGTSVYIGDGALSYGGEKVIEAYYKLNLIDGVDLTVDYQIIGNPGHNLDRGPVNVFGLRMHAQF
- a CDS encoding SH3 domain-containing protein; protein product: MIKIISIVRAMAAIPLIGGISPAVASAAVYSAVNLNVRAGPSSRFPAVGMLSAGIPLTVHGCVARYIWCDVTALGLRGWVSGAYIEIVRDARRVHLPAYLHEENCPVVTFHIDSYWENHYRDYQFSNEVDRWRDRWGGDRVPIWQDDWSAWSEIGED